From a single Acidimicrobiales bacterium genomic region:
- a CDS encoding thioesterase family protein, which translates to MADHRVHTVDVRVRFSEIDAYGHVNHAAYLPMFEHGRVEMLAEAGASLADIRAGGHLLIVAELTTRYLAAAELADELTIRTWIGRLARTTCVFEQHLVRGDDVIARQSTKGAFCDLELAFRRITPEIAEALEPWVAR; encoded by the coding sequence GTGGCTGACCATCGGGTCCATACCGTCGACGTGCGCGTCCGTTTCTCCGAGATCGACGCCTACGGCCACGTCAACCACGCGGCCTACCTCCCGATGTTCGAGCACGGCCGCGTCGAGATGCTCGCCGAAGCCGGAGCGTCGCTGGCCGACATCAGGGCCGGCGGGCACCTGCTCATCGTCGCCGAGTTGACCACCCGTTATCTGGCCGCGGCCGAACTCGCCGACGAGTTGACGATCAGGACCTGGATCGGCCGACTCGCCCGCACGACCTGCGTCTTCGAACAGCACCTCGTGCGCGGCGACGACGTCATCGCCCGGCAGTCCACGAAGGGTGCCTTCTGTGACCTCGAGCTCGCGTTCCGGCGCATCACCCCGGAGATCGCCGAGGCGCTCGAACCCTGGGTGGCGCGATGA
- a CDS encoding globin produces the protein MSEAGTVNVFDLVGGEEFFTRLVDHFYAGVTGDPLLRPLYPSEDLAGANERLRLFLMQYWGGPTTYSDTRGHPRLRMRHAPFPVGPDTQAAWLGHMSAAIEATGPPEPARQMMLDYFTSAVEHLRNVR, from the coding sequence ATGAGCGAAGCCGGGACCGTCAACGTCTTCGACCTCGTCGGCGGCGAGGAGTTCTTCACCCGCCTGGTCGATCACTTCTACGCCGGGGTGACCGGGGACCCCCTCCTTCGACCGCTGTACCCGTCCGAGGACCTCGCCGGGGCGAACGAGCGTCTCCGCCTCTTCCTGATGCAGTACTGGGGCGGGCCGACGACCTACTCGGACACGCGGGGCCACCCACGTCTGCGGATGCGCCACGCCCCGTTCCCCGTGGGACCCGACACCCAGGCCGCGTGGCTCGGCCACATGAGCGCGGCGATCGAGGCGACGGGACCGCCGGAGCCGGCACGTCAGATGATGCTCGACTACTTCACGTCCGCCGTGGAGCACCTGCGCAACGTGCGCTAG